ACGGGTGATGGTTTTTGCTGACCGGACAGGAGCAGAGCTCACGGACAGCAGGGTATGACCCCTAACATCCAGGTGACGTTTTGGTCCCTGTACGGCGGACGTCCTGCCTGGCTATTGACTGATTTTCTCTTTCTGCAGAGCAGTGACTGTTCTCACACACTGTTCCGGATTGGGAAGACGGCCGGCTGTAAAAGCGGGGAGAGGGTGATCGTATCCAAGTATATGGGCGAGGTCCACGCCTACCACCACCTCATCACCACACAGGTACCCCCACCCCCAGGTTCCCCTCCTCCTGTACAGTTAGTTTTGGAGTGgcgtgacaaaagtattgggacacccctcttaatcactgtctgattcagtcccgtTCAGCCTCAGCTGTATAAACTCAAGCCCCTAGCcgtgcagtctgcctttcttacacacgaGTGAAAGAAGAacgggtggttctaaagagttCAGCGTGGTTCTAGATACTCCCCTAGATACTGGTTCCAGTGgtgttattgaacagtggaagcgtttaggaggaaccacagagagagagagctttgaaCAAAGGGTCCAttttaatgcctatgggttgtggaggtgtcccaatacttttgtccgtactGCATATGGTGCAGGATCACTACCAAGAGagcttggagatgttttaatggaCACCACGACTAAATGAAGCCTTACAGCCCAGATCAGCAGCTTCACGCTGTCCGGCACATCATGGCTGAGCTCTGTACACTGATTTTCTGCTTCACGTCTCTCCAAAGACCGCAACCAAAACAGGACCGGAAATCCCtcaacccccaccaccccccacccccttcacaCATGGCTGACTCGAACCGAGCCCGAGAGTCAGGCATGATGTGCGAATGCCCGACTGACCAAATGACCTCCGATCTCCGCCCGCTCTCTTGCAGTTCTCGGCGTACGTCCTGGACGAGCGAATGCCCAGCATCCCTGCCCTGAAGTGGGAGCACATGATGGAGTCTCCTCCGTGTTTCGCCCAGGTTTTGCCAGCGCTCGGCTCGAGCACCACCTCCAAAATCCTGCTGGGAGCTCGGGGAGCGCAGGAGACTGTGCTGCTGCAGTATTCAGGTGGGGGGAGGCGGCAGGGCGTCCTGCAGAAGCACCTACACTGTTGAAAGTATGAGATCCTtcaggaacttttggaggttcttatGGAAACGTTCACCTGCACAGttccaaactgaagaacctccaaaagttcttcCCATAAAGCGGTGGCCACAGCCCTGCTACCTCCCGGCAGATTTCAACTCCAGACCTAATCgaatttctgtgtgtgtgtgtgtgtgtgtgtgtgttaaaggggGACGTGAACAGCCATGTCAGTCCGACAGCCCGGTTCAGAAGCTCTGCAGTCCGTGCGAGAGCCTGAAGCTTCAGCTGCTCCCTCACGAACGGCACAAGGCGGAGAAGAGACTGGCGGTTCCAGCTGCAGGTGAGCGTCCCTTCATCTACGAAGTGTTCAGAGGGGTACGGTACGGGGTGAGCACCACTGACCGCGTAGGAGCACCTTGTAGTAGTCTTTAACGGTCAGGACCCCTCACAGGACCGACCATCACATTTGGgaggtgggtcattctcagcactgcagtgaccatgactgacatggtggtgattatgatgatgttgagtgagaatagtccaccatcCAGAAACATCCAGCAGGCAGCGTCCTGTGGACCGCCGCTAGCACGTCAGTCAGTGTCCCTGCAGTGCTGGGAgtactgacccaccacccaaatactacggtcggctctgtggtggtcagtcctgtttctgcagagaaacagattgaTACGGTCTGGAGTCATCAGGTCAGGGGTGGTCATAACGTTGAGTGATCTGAGCCTCCTTTTGGTTTCTCAGGCCTGACGGCAACCCAGAGCGATGACTTCCTGGCGGTGTTCCAGTTGACGGAAGCTGGAGACGTATTCTCCCAGATGCTGAAATTACATTCGGACTCAAGCGGCTCCCGCCCAGATCCCTCGGCACCATCCCGCAACGTGGATTCAGCAGAATCGCCATCCATCCTGAACTCGTCCCAGCAAGCACAGGCCTCTGTACCGGAGGAAGAACCAGCCGAGGAACCTCAACAAGACGGTAGACGACAAGGAACGTCTGCTCCGTCCGACGAGGAGCAGCTTTCTGACAGCGATTTTGAGCGAGAGCTACGTCAGCGCATGCTAAGCCAAGTAGAAGTGGTCGTCAACGATGTCCAGGACGGTCCTCACGCTTCCGATACAGAAGAACCTGCTTCCGTTCCTGTGCCGTCCATCCGTGGCGCTCGTCCGGTGAGGCCAGCGTGTCCGGAGACGCCTAGCGAAGAACTAACGCTTACCTGGAGCAGGTGGCTCGAGTCCCTGCTGGCCGAGACCCTGGCAAAGAAGCGAAGCTTAAGACATAGGAAACTGGAGACCAGTGATGTGATGCAGTTCAAAGGTCACTGCAAAGATCGGCTTGAGGAGGACAAGTTTCAGAGCTTGAGGACCAGCCTGACCGATGCCCTGAAGAGCAAGAAGCTGCTGGTTCACGGGGGCACCTGCTTGCCTGCTCTGGACATCACCCCCGTCCCAGGCACAGTGGACGCCTCGGACTGGCAGGACGACCTGAGCCAGCGGCTGAGCGCCTCTTGGGCGGGCGGGTGGAGGAGCTGGTGGGAGGAGAAGCTCGGCCTGAACCGAGACTCCAAGATCCAAGCCCTGCGCAGGAGACGCAGGCAGGAGAAGCGCGCCAGAGCCCGAACCCGCGTGGCACTTTCCGGAAGCTTCACTTCGTCCGTCAGCTATCAGGACAGCCTTTCAGGGTGGTCTTCGGCTACGAGTCAGTGTCTGGGATCCGACTCGGAAAGCTTCCCGAATTCTCAGAGCGCTGCGGAGGACGGCCCGCTGTCAGAACCCGAGACGCTACCCAGGAGCCCCGTCGTTCAGAGGGTACCCGAGAGCCAGGCCGCGGAGGGTTCCTTACCCGTCGTACCGTCTCCGAGAGAAGAGCTTGGAACTTGTAAGCGCCTGGAGCACGTTTCTCCGTCTCAAACCCAGCAGGACCTCCCGGGAAAGACCTCGACGGTCGAGGCTGGCTCCACGTCTTCTCCCTTAATGCTGTTGA
This sequence is a window from Salminus brasiliensis chromosome 18, fSalBra1.hap2, whole genome shotgun sequence. Protein-coding genes within it:
- the taf1c gene encoding TATA box-binding protein-associated factor RNA polymerase I subunit C isoform X1, with the translated sequence MPGLVSAGASPPIRVDHMDKMDKMDNRDNSFPAQLFPHFYLDGPPELEPKHNFDGWGSYGQILRGHADLAQCGTEGATLLGFKGQHKMEGELWIPVEPVVTPLLPHNSARKIPSGPPFSPDDFPEHMKHFYVHHCMDSFSTMGRLLGEHFNFRKDRSRKDCVSMGRMKNLVRRLKYKKCEFEHASEYVHRYRRLLEDVICDVPPGLLAELLHEELTFQREQEQFSPDTTGGALGCVPLEDFRGQREACLIYPRGEALDSLNFHRVVLEFSEGKPSVDVSNEPLVYNLNGAVRQISAARVDDAAQVGVRSDYFCAAWAIKDGQRPRPLEVIQLKKRCTSLNVSPHVCGELVVASESGAAYLWTVGKRMQKVREEKSNLYFNGKSAWRWCEFSAHPRVMVFADRTGAELTDSRSSDCSHTLFRIGKTAGCKSGERVIVSKYMGEVHAYHHLITTQFSAYVLDERMPSIPALKWEHMMESPPCFAQVLPALGSSTTSKILLGARGAQETVLLQYSGGREQPCQSDSPVQKLCSPCESLKLQLLPHERHKAEKRLAVPAAGLTATQSDDFLAVFQLTEAGDVFSQMLKLHSDSSGSRPDPSAPSRNVDSAESPSILNSSQQAQASVPEEEPAEEPQQDGRRQGTSAPSDEEQLSDSDFERELRQRMLSQVEVVVNDVQDGPHASDTEEPASVPVPSIRGARPVRPACPETPSEELTLTWSRWLESLLAETLAKKRSLRHRKLETSDVMQFKGHCKDRLEEDKFQSLRTSLTDALKSKKLLVHGGTCLPALDITPVPGTVDASDWQDDLSQRLSASWAGGWRSWWEEKLGLNRDSKIQALRRRRRQEKRARARTRVALSGSFTSSVSYQDSLSGWSSATSQCLGSDSESFPNSQSAAEDGPLSEPETLPRSPVVQRVPESQAAEGSLPVVPSPREELGTCKRLEHVSPSQTQQDLPGKTSTVEAGSTSSPLMLLKQELSNQLKPSLQQQRRQQQQDYLSSLFSSQEPSQDPGEVNDDTPLVSSGVAPLQRSRITLASQRPSQLRPASQASQASQPQRKKSRMGF
- the taf1c gene encoding uncharacterized protein taf1c isoform X2, which encodes MPGLVSAGASPPIRVDHMDKMDKMDNRDNSFPAQLFPHFYLDGPPELEPKHNFDGWGSYGQILRGHADLAQCGTEGATLLGFKGQHKMEGELWIPVEPVVTPLLPHNSARKIPSGPPFSPDDFPEHMKHFYVHHCMDSFSTMGRLLGEHFNFRKDRSRKDCVSMGRMKNLVRRLKYKKCEFEHASEYVHRYRRLLEDVICDVPPGLLAELLHEELTFQREQEQFSPDTTGGALGCVPLEDFRGQREACLIYPRGEALDSLNFHRVVLEFSEGKPSVDVSNEPLVYNLNGAVRQISAARVDDAAQVGVRSDYFCAAWAIKDGQRPRPLEVIQLKKRCTSLNVRMQKVREEKSNLYFNGKSAWRWCEFSAHPRVMVFADRTGAELTDSRSSDCSHTLFRIGKTAGCKSGERVIVSKYMGEVHAYHHLITTQFSAYVLDERMPSIPALKWEHMMESPPCFAQVLPALGSSTTSKILLGARGAQETVLLQYSGGREQPCQSDSPVQKLCSPCESLKLQLLPHERHKAEKRLAVPAAGLTATQSDDFLAVFQLTEAGDVFSQMLKLHSDSSGSRPDPSAPSRNVDSAESPSILNSSQQAQASVPEEEPAEEPQQDGRRQGTSAPSDEEQLSDSDFERELRQRMLSQVEVVVNDVQDGPHASDTEEPASVPVPSIRGARPVRPACPETPSEELTLTWSRWLESLLAETLAKKRSLRHRKLETSDVMQFKGHCKDRLEEDKFQSLRTSLTDALKSKKLLVHGGTCLPALDITPVPGTVDASDWQDDLSQRLSASWAGGWRSWWEEKLGLNRDSKIQALRRRRRQEKRARARTRVALSGSFTSSVSYQDSLSGWSSATSQCLGSDSESFPNSQSAAEDGPLSEPETLPRSPVVQRVPESQAAEGSLPVVPSPREELGTCKRLEHVSPSQTQQDLPGKTSTVEAGSTSSPLMLLKQELSNQLKPSLQQQRRQQQQDYLSSLFSSQEPSQDPGEVNDDTPLVSSGVAPLQRSRITLASQRPSQLRPASQASQASQPQRKKSRMGF